The nucleotide window AGTAGTATCGCCTGGATACGTTTTTCAACACGCCTTCAAAATAGATTTTGCGTTCTCTTACATTGCCGAACTCATTCTCATGTCGAAAATGAATTTGTTCTTTTCGATTGCCATGGAGCACAATTTTTTGATCCTGCCTGGACAACTGCTCAAAAGGAACATCCATGTCGATCCCAAAATGTTCGCAAGCGGCACCGAGCAGTTGCGGGTAATATTCGGAACTTGTCGGCATCCATGGAAGAATGGCGTGTTGGCGCAAGGTAAGGGATGGGTTCGGGATAACCAATTCTTCATCGGGTTCCAACTTCGAACCAATTCCATCACAAGTCGGACAAGCACCGGACGGGTTGTTAAAAGAAAACAACCTTGGCTCCAATTCATCGACGGAAAATCCGCAATACGGGCAAGCATGATGTTGATTAAACAATACTTCTTCCCCGTCGATGACATCAATGAGGACGCGCCCTCCCGATTGTTCCAACCCTGTTTCCAATGACCCGGAGAGACGGGATTCCACTCCCTCTTTTATAATTACCCGATCAATGACGACTTCAATAGTATGTTTTTTATTTTTTTCCAATGAAATGTCTTCGGACAAATCACGGATCTCTCCGTTCACACGCACGCGCACAAATCCTTTTTTCTTTAAATCCTCAAAGACTTTTACATGCGTTCCCTTTCGTTCGGCTTCCAAGGGAGCGAGAATTTGAATACGCGTCCGTTCGGGATAATCCATCAACTGGTCGATCATTTGCTGGACGCTTTGCGAGGTAATCGGAATGTTATGGTTCGGGCAATACGGAACACCGACACGCGCGAATAGTAACCGTAAATAATCATATATTTCCGTGACCGTCCCAACTGTAGAGCGCGGATTTTGGCTTGTCGTTTTTTGATCGATGGATATCGCCGGGGACAATCCTTCGATCGAATCTACATCCGGTTTATCCATCTGCCCCAAAAATTGCCGCGCATAGGAAGATAACGATTCCACGTATCGCCTTTGCCCTTCGGCATAAATCGTGTCAAACGCCAACGACGATTTACCCGAACCCGATAACCCGGTAAAAACGATCAACTTATCCCGGGGAATCGTAATATCTATCCCTTTCAGGTTATGGGAACGCGCTCCTTTTATGCTGATTCTCTCATTGGCCATGGTTCCGGTCACTCCTTGTACTAGAGGTGGGATATGAGAGGTAGGAAGCGGAAAGACCTCTCGTATCGTTATGATGTTTTCTTTCCCTTTAATTCAATCATCGTATCGCGAAGTTCCGCGGCACGTTCAAAGTCAAGTTGCTTCGCGGCATCCTTCATTTCCTCTTCTATTTGTTCGATTAAACGAGCCTTTTCATCCTCCGTCATTTTCTTGTCTTTCGGCGCTGTGTAGCTTGTTTCATCTTCTGCGGCTACCGTAGCCTGTATCGCCTGCGGCACTGCTTTATCAATGGTTTTTGGAGTAATTCCATGCTTTTCATTATACGCTTCTTGAATGCCCCGGCGTCTTTTCGTTTCATTTATCGCAACTTCCATGGAACGCGTTTCCTTATCGGCATACATGATCACTTGTCCATCTGCATGACGTGCCGCCCGCCCCATCGTTTGGATTAAGGAACGTTCGGCGCGCAAAAACCCTTCTTTATCTGCGTCTAAAATCGCCACGAGCGATACTTCGGGGATATCCAACCCTTCGCGCAAGAGATTGATCCCGACAAGACAATCAAAATCGCCAAGGCGAAGTTGGCGAACAATTTCCAAGCGGTCCAACGTTTTTATATCCGAATGTAAATATTTTACTTTAATGCCGACTTCTTTTAAATAATCCGTCAGGTCTTCCGCCATTTTTTTCGTAAGCGTCGTCACTAACACCCGTTCATTTCTTGTCTGCCGGTCGTTAATCTCGCCGATTAAATCATCGATCTGCCCTTCGATCGGTCGCACGCTCACTTTCGGATCAAGCAGCCCGGTCGGGCGAATAATCTGTTCGACCACCTCCGGGGCCTTCTCCTCCTCGTAGGGACCGGGAGTCGCGGAAACATACACGGCTTGCGACACTCGCTTTTCAAACTCCTCGAATTTTAACGGGCGGTTGTCCATCGCTGACGGCAACCGAAATCCGTGGTCGACCAATACTTGTTTTCTCGCCTGGTCACCATTATACATGCCCCTCACTTGCGGCAATGTTGCGTGGGATTCGTCGACGATCATAAGAAAATCATCCGGAAAGAAGTCCAGTAGCGTGTACGGCGCTTCGCCCGGTTCGCGAAACGTTAAATGCCTGGAATAGTTTTCAATTCCGGAGCAAAAGCCCATTTCTTGCATCATTTCAATGTCGTATCGGGTGCGCTGTTCCAACCGCTGCGCTTCCAAAAGCTTGTCCCGGCTTTTCAGTTCTTGAAGTCGCTCGGCCAATTCTTGCTCGATATTGACGATCGCTTTTTTCATTTTTTGTTCGCGCGTAACGAAGTGGGAAGCCGGAAAAATCGCAACATGGTTGCGTTCGCCAAGTACTTCCCCCGTTAGTGCATCCACTTCGGTCATCCGGTCAATCTCATCCCCGAAAAATTCCACACGAATGCAATGTTCATCACGGGAAGCCGGGAAAATTTCCACGACATCCCCGCGTACGCGGAAGGTCCCTCTTGTAAAATTAATGTCGTTACGATCATATTGCACATCGACGAGATTATTTAAAAGTTCATCTCGTCCTTTTTCCATTCCGATACGAAGGGAAACGACCAAATCGCGGTATTCTTCCGGCGAACCCAGTCCATAGATGCAAGAGACACTGGCAATAATGATGACATCATTGCGTTCAAATAAA belongs to Salicibibacter cibi and includes:
- the uvrB gene encoding excinuclease ABC subunit UvrB; the protein is MQQTFSLESVYQPEGDQPKAIEKIAEGIKADKKHQVLLGATGTGKTFTVSNVIREVNKPTLVMAHNKTLAGQLYSEFKSFFPNNAVEYFVSYYDYYQPEAYVPQSDTFIEKDASINDEIDKLRHSATSALFERNDVIIIASVSCIYGLGSPEEYRDLVVSLRIGMEKGRDELLNNLVDVQYDRNDINFTRGTFRVRGDVVEIFPASRDEHCIRVEFFGDEIDRMTEVDALTGEVLGERNHVAIFPASHFVTREQKMKKAIVNIEQELAERLQELKSRDKLLEAQRLEQRTRYDIEMMQEMGFCSGIENYSRHLTFREPGEAPYTLLDFFPDDFLMIVDESHATLPQVRGMYNGDQARKQVLVDHGFRLPSAMDNRPLKFEEFEKRVSQAVYVSATPGPYEEEKAPEVVEQIIRPTGLLDPKVSVRPIEGQIDDLIGEINDRQTRNERVLVTTLTKKMAEDLTDYLKEVGIKVKYLHSDIKTLDRLEIVRQLRLGDFDCLVGINLLREGLDIPEVSLVAILDADKEGFLRAERSLIQTMGRAARHADGQVIMYADKETRSMEVAINETKRRRGIQEAYNEKHGITPKTIDKAVPQAIQATVAAEDETSYTAPKDKKMTEDEKARLIEQIEEEMKDAAKQLDFERAAELRDTMIELKGKKTS